From the Aerococcus viridans genome, the window ACCGGGAGCAGGCACCCCACCAACAGCTCCTAAATCTGTGGTGAAATGATATTGATCCAGTAAATTGGCTTCATAAAATAAATTAGATACTATACAAGGAAGTCCAACTCCTATATTAATGATAGTATTCCTCTTCAATTCTAATGCTGCTCGACGTGCAATCACTAATTTAGCCGACAATGGTGCTGGATTAATCGGCAAGTCATGACTACGAATTTCATTTGAAAGCAATGGACTATAGCTAGTTGCAAAGGTTTGTTGATGATACTCAGGTGTGCCTTTATACACGTAATCTACCAAAATCCCTGGTACAAGTACGGATTTTGCCTGTAAACTTCCTCTTTTAACTACTTGTTCAACTTGAGCAATGACGATTCCACCAGAATTCTTAGCTGCAATAGCCATTGTTAACGCTTGAAGATTCATGGGCTCATGGTTAAAGGCCAAGTTCCCCTTCTCATCAGCATAAGTTGCCTTAATAACGGCTACATCAATGCCAATGCTCTTGTAAAATAACCACTCTTCGCCTTGTAGATTTTCAACTACCATTAAGTCATCTTGCTGACGAGCTTTATCAGACATTTTTCCACCAGATTGACGAGGGTCTACATAGGTATCAAGTCCAACTTTTGTCCATACGCCCGGTCCTTTTTCCGCGGCATTTCGATAAAGTAAACCAATCGTTCCTTGCGGTATAATAAATAGTTCAATTTGATTATCCAAAGCAGCTTGCCCAGTTAATGGGGCTCCGTGTATATGAGACCCGATATAGCGTTTGAGTAATCCAGGTGCTAACAATAAGTCAATTCCCGTTCCCTCACCGCGACTGAGTCCTGCAACTGATATCACAGTAATGTCTTTTGGATGATTGGTTTGCTCATATTGCTGACGTAATGCGCCAAAAAATTCTTCCGCCAAACCACCAATACCACTAGTTGTGAAAGCAATGCGTGCCTCATCCTTTACTAAGGTGACAATTTCTGTTACTGAACGAATCTTACTTTTCATAGTCCACCTCTAAATTCTTTTTTAATGCTTCAATAAAAATAGCGGACTAAGTTTTCGCACCCGGTCCGCTACAAGACTTTTAAACAAACTATACAAAGGCGCTAAATCCTGTTAAATATCGCCCTATAATCAGACTATTTACTTCATGTGTGCCTTCATAGGAATAAATGGCCTCTGCATCTCCAAAATATCTTGCAACTTCCGTATCCACCGTAATACCATTTCCTCCGCAAATTTCTCTACCCAATGCTACAGTTTCCCTTAATAAACGAGCATTTTGCATTTTAGCAATTGAAGCTGGCACTTCAGCATATTTCCCCTCAGTTTGAAGTTCAGCTAAGCGATAAGATAAGGATAAGCCAGTTGCAGCATTCGCTTGCATCCTCGCTAATTTTTCCTGGGTAATTTGGAATTGGCTAACTTTTTTACCGAACTGTTCTCGCTGTCCCGTATATTTCAAAGCCGCTCTTAAGGCACCCGCATGTCCACCTGCCGTAATATGGGAAACATCTGCACGCGTTGCGTAAAGGATACGCGAAACATCTCTAAAGGATTGAATTTTAGGTAGTCTAAAGGCCTCAGCCACCTGTACATTCTTTAAATGAATATGACCATTTTGTACCAGTCTTAGAGCTATTTTCCCATCAATCTTCTCTACAGTAAGGCCCTCGGTTGCGGTTGATACCATGAAGCAAAGGATATCATTATTTTCTGGGTTACGGGCAAATGTTGGTATGAAATCTGCTGAACCTGCGCCGCCAATCCAACGTTTCTCACCATTCAGTAGCCAGTTATCGCCATCTCTTACTGCTGTTGTCGCCATACCTCCAGCTATATCTGACCCGTGATCAGGTTCTGTTAAGGCAAAACAAGTCTGCCACTCAAAACTAGTAAATTTTGGTGCGAAATAATCAATTTGCTCCTGACTTCCACCTTGCAGTAAGGTAGTGAAGCCTAGCCCCGCATGGACAGTCATAAAAGTTGCTAAGGACATGTCCGTCCTGGCCAATTCATAATAACGGAAAAGATTAAAATATTCGCTCACTTTATATGGGTGCTGGCTTTCTTTGAATAAATCAGGATGGTTCATTAAACCTAGGTCGCCGACCGCTTTAAAAGCCTCAAAAGGAAAAGTTTCTTCTTTCCAGTGTTGTTTTAAAGTAGGCGCTATTTGATCTTCTAATACTTGACGCAATTTACTCAACAATTCAACTTCTATTTCAGTTAATTTTTGGCTGAAACCATAGACGTCTTCAGGATATAAATCTGAAAGTATCTGCTGTTTATCCATATGCCTACCCTCCTACTTAAATACAGCCGAAAGGTTAGTCATATAGGTATGTCGTTCTTGGAACCCATTAATAAGCTCCTCAAATATTTCATCAACTGTCATAATCTCGTTAATTCGCCCCACGCCTTGACCCATGCTGAGTTGTGCATGTTGGACATCTCCATTTTGCATCGCTTCATAAGACCTACGCCCTGAAATCAAAGGCATTAGTGTTTCTAGTGTCGCGCCGTCTTTTTCTGCTTGAAGGATTTCTTGAGCCATTTCATTATTAGCCACACGCATAGCATTTCTTAAAGAGGTCATTGTTAAAACAGTCCCATTTTCTGGTATCTGTAATAAGGCCTGGCGATAAGTATCCGAAGCATTCACTTCTGGTGTTGCTAGAAATCTAGTGGACATTAAGACACCATCTACACCTAAAGCCATAGCGGCATATAGGCTTTTACTATCCACAATCCCACCAGCAGCCAATACAGGTACAGATATTTTCTCTACCGCTTTAGCCCAAAGTACTGGACCAGAAACAAGGTCTACTCCTGGGTGGCCACCACCTTCAGCACCAACAAAGGCAATGATATCCGCACCATCTTCCTGTGCCGCTAACCCATGGCGGATGGAGGTAACTTTATGAATCACTTTAATACCAGCATCTTTCAAGGGTTGGATAAAGTTTCTTGGTCGTTGACCAGAAGTTTCAACTACTGGTACCCCCTCTTCAACCAAGACTTGAATATAATCCATAATCACTTCTGGCATGGCTACTTCAGGTACTAATGAAATGTTGAAGCCAAAGGGTTTATCAGTTAAGGATTTCATTTTTTGGACTTCAGCTCTTAAACTATCGACATCCGGGAAAGCCATGGACGGTACTATACCAAGTCCACCAGCATTTGACACAGCTGAAGCAAGTTCAGCCAGCGACATATACTGCATTCCCCCTTGGATAATTGGATACTGAATATTGAGCATTTCAGTGACACGCGTTTGCATATTGGATCGCTCCTTCTCATATTAACGATTAGAGGTTATCAAATAGGCCTGCACTTATCATGAAAGTTCATTGTCCGTACCATATTTATCTAATAACCACTAATTAAGCTTCATCTAGAAAATCATATTTAAGACTTTCATTTTCTAGATAGAAATTCTCTAAAATAGATTGGTAAACAAAGTTTTCAACTTTTGAATACCCTGCTTTTTTCTCACGTACTAAGGTTGGAATATAGGGAATAGGATCTTCAAATCTTTTCTCAACAATCCCCATCTGATTTAATTTGGCAATAAATAAGCTAAAATATACTGTTGGTAATAGCGCAACTAATTGATTATAGAGGACCGTTTCAATCATGTAGTCCCACGAGCCTGAAGTAAATAGTTGAATCGCCTTAGAATCATGGGTACGCAACTTCTCCATAACCAAATCATGTACCACATCTTCCTTGTTATAAGTAACATAATGATAGTCATCTAAGTGTGACCATCTAAGCAAGCGTTTCGTCACTAAGGGATGATCTGGTCCCATAAAAGCCACAATTTCTGTTCTCACTAATTGATGTGATTCATATTTATTTTCATCTAATATCTCAGGTGGTACTAGGACTGCCATATGAATCATATTATCTTGAAGCATCCGGTATAAATCATTAGTACCTGCTTCAACAATTTCAATATGCGCATCTGGATTTTCGATGAGAAATTGTGGAATAAATTTATTAAAGAAAAATCTTAAGTAAGTTGGGTGAATCCCAATCTTGATGCGCCCCTTGTAGACGAGCGATTCTTTCTCAATCACTTGTTCCAAGTTGTTGTATTGGTTCAAGACTTTTAAAGCTGACCCATAAACCCGCATCCCAGATTCGGAAACGCTTACAATTCTTCCGTTCTTTCGGTTAAAGAGAGACACACCTTGCTGTTTTTCAAAGTTTTTAATAAATTGGCTTAGCGCTGACTGTGAGACAAAAAGGTTATCTGCGGCAACTGTTAAATTACCATTTGATTTTACAATTTCCACGAAATACTGCATTTGGTTGATGTCCATATTTATTGGCCCCTTTACGTTTCTTCTTGCCAATAGTTTACCATACCAGGCTATCTTCCTTGGAACTTAGGCTTTCTCTTCTCTAAGAAAGCAGTAACTGCCTCGCGGTGATCTGCAGTTAAGGAAGCCTTACGCATATATTTCGCTTCTAATTGGTTATTCTCTAAAGCTTTTGGATATTGTAGGTCATACATAATCGCCTTTTGATAAGCTATAGCTACAGAAGGACTAGCAACAAAACGACTAGCCAAGTTCAAAGCGGATGATAGTAAATCTGCATCCGGCACTACTTGATAGATTAGGCCATATTGTTCAGCTAACTCAGCTGTGATGGGTTCATTTAACATAACATGACGGTTGGTACGGTAGGTCCCAATTGACTCACTCAAATTAAAGAGCAAGCTAGTATCACCTGGAAAAGCCATCTGAATGAAGGCTGTCACTAATTGTGCATTTTCTCCCATCAGAATAAAATCACAAGCTAAGGCTAAACCTAACCCAGCACCAGCTGCTACACCATTTACGGCCGCAATCACTGGTTTAGACGACCTACGAACTGCTGCAACCATTTCTCCCGTTTTAATCACACCTGATTCGGGAATACCTTCACCCGACGTCGCCAAGTCTTTAAATTGGCGAATATCACCACCAGCGCAGAAGTATTTTCCAGCCCCTGTAATTACAATCGCTTTTACATCTGGATTCTCTTCAACCGATGCTACAGCATCAATCACTTCCTGATAAGTTGTTTCAGAAAAGGCATTGCCGGAAGCTTCACGATTAAAGGTAATCCTTGCAATTTGGTTCTCGATGGTAAATAAAATTGTTTCAAACATTGATTTACTCCTTTGCAAAATGGGCGAAGGACTAGCCAAGCTAATAGAATTCCAATAACTTAGCGAGTCCTTATACCATCTTGTCTAGTGAATATACTCAAAGATACCAGCAGCACCCATACCAGCACCTATACACATAGATACCATGCCGTACTTACTATCTTCACGCTTGCCCATTTCAGCTAGTAACCTTGATGTTAAAATCGCACCTGTTGCCCCTAGAGGATGCCCTAGGGCAATCGCTCCACCATTCACATTAGTGATGGATTGATCAATACCTAATTCACGAATTGACGCTAAAGCTTGAGAGGCAAAGGCCTCGTTTAACTCGATTAAATCCAAATCATCTAAGGTTAAGCCAGTGAGTTCTAAGACCTCTGGAATCGCATAGGCTGGGCCAATCCCCATATATTTTGGATCAACGCCAACAGCCTTAAAGCCAACAAAACGAGCAATTGGTTTAACCCCTAATTCTTTGACTTTATCGCCTGACATTAAGACAACAAAACTTGCACCATCAGAAATTTGTGAAGCTGTTCCTGCTGTCACAGTGCCATCTGCCTTAAAGATTGTCCGCAATTTTCCTAAAGTTTCCATTGAAGACTCTGGTCGAATCCCTTCATCTTGATCAAAGATTTTTTCTTCTACCTGTGGGCCATGTTCGGTATAGCGCACTTTATGGGTAGTAACCGGTATAATCTCATCCTTGAAACGACCAGAAGTTTGTGCTTTGTGGGCCCGGCGATGACTTTCTACACCAAATGCATCCTGGTCTTCGCGACTAACCTTGTATTTACTTGCTACATTTTCAGCAGTTAACCCCATTGGATAAGACACACCCGAATCTTCTGTTTGTAAGGTTGGGTTATTTGTTGGTTCATTCCCACCCATCGGAACTGCACTCATAAACTCAACACCACCAGCTACTAGCACATCTGATTGACCAGCCATAATAGCATTAGCTGCTATAGCAATTGTTTGCAATCCCGATGAACAATAGCGGTTCACTGTTTGACCAGCAACTGTATAAGGTAATCCCGCCCGTAAGGCAATTGTACGGGCAAAGTTCATCCCTTGCACACCTTCTGGAAAGGCTGATCCGACAATGACATCCTCAATTAAAGCTGGATCAAAGTCACCTTCAATACGGTCAATGACCCCTTTTAATACTTCAGCAGCAACATCATCTGGACGATCATTGGCTAGGGCACCATTCGGCCGCCCTTTACCAATCGCTGATCGGCCGTAAGAAACGATATAAGCATCTTGCATCATTCGTTCATTCCTTCCTAATTTCATCCACTAGTTTCGTAATGGTTTACGTGTTTCTAACATATAGGCAATCCGTTCATATGTTTTTTGGTTGTTCGCTAATCTAAGGAAATGCATTTTTTCTAGATGTTGTAACCAATCTTGGTTAACAAATGTTCCCTCAGGTAAGTCCCCACCTGTCATAATTTCTGCAACGGTTAACCCTAATTCCATATCATAGTCACTGATAAAATGACCTAGTCGCATGGCATCTAATTGACCTTCCACAACCGCTTTGAAGCT encodes:
- a CDS encoding CoA-transferase, producing the protein MKSKIRSVTEIVTLVKDEARIAFTTSGIGGLAEEFFGALRQQYEQTNHPKDITVISVAGLSRGEGTGIDLLLAPGLLKRYIGSHIHGAPLTGQAALDNQIELFIIPQGTIGLLYRNAAEKGPGVWTKVGLDTYVDPRQSGGKMSDKARQQDDLMVVENLQGEEWLFYKSIGIDVAVIKATYADEKGNLAFNHEPMNLQALTMAIAAKNSGGIVIAQVEQVVKRGSLQAKSVLVPGILVDYVYKGTPEYHQQTFATSYSPLLSNEIRSHDLPINPAPLSAKLVIARRAALELKRNTIINIGVGLPCIVSNLFYEANLLDQYHFTTDLGAVGGVPAPGFDYGPNYNAEAVINSGDMFDLYHGGGLETTVLGFGEINQNGNVNTTLLGNRIMGPGGMMDIAEGAKQIIFVGPFMVKDKSHIENNQLVIDDQGNKSKFTDALSYVTFNGSKAVKAGKKITIVTDRAVFELNKEAKLVLTEVAPGLDLHKDVLDQMGFSPVVADDLKVMESHLFEETWSLKNGQTQ
- a CDS encoding acyl-CoA dehydrogenase family protein, whose amino-acid sequence is MDKQQILSDLYPEDVYGFSQKLTEIEVELLSKLRQVLEDQIAPTLKQHWKEETFPFEAFKAVGDLGLMNHPDLFKESQHPYKVSEYFNLFRYYELARTDMSLATFMTVHAGLGFTTLLQGGSQEQIDYFAPKFTSFEWQTCFALTEPDHGSDIAGGMATTAVRDGDNWLLNGEKRWIGGAGSADFIPTFARNPENNDILCFMVSTATEGLTVEKIDGKIALRLVQNGHIHLKNVQVAEAFRLPKIQSFRDVSRILYATRADVSHITAGGHAGALRAALKYTGQREQFGKKVSQFQITQEKLARMQANAATGLSLSYRLAELQTEGKYAEVPASIAKMQNARLLRETVALGREICGGNGITVDTEVARYFGDAEAIYSYEGTHEVNSLIIGRYLTGFSAFV
- a CDS encoding NAD(P)H-dependent flavin oxidoreductase, with the translated sequence MQTRVTEMLNIQYPIIQGGMQYMSLAELASAVSNAGGLGIVPSMAFPDVDSLRAEVQKMKSLTDKPFGFNISLVPEVAMPEVIMDYIQVLVEEGVPVVETSGQRPRNFIQPLKDAGIKVIHKVTSIRHGLAAQEDGADIIAFVGAEGGGHPGVDLVSGPVLWAKAVEKISVPVLAAGGIVDSKSLYAAMALGVDGVLMSTRFLATPEVNASDTYRQALLQIPENGTVLTMTSLRNAMRVANNEMAQEILQAEKDGATLETLMPLISGRRSYEAMQNGDVQHAQLSMGQGVGRINEIMTVDEIFEELINGFQERHTYMTNLSAVFK
- a CDS encoding LysR family transcriptional regulator, with amino-acid sequence MDINQMQYFVEIVKSNGNLTVAADNLFVSQSALSQFIKNFEKQQGVSLFNRKNGRIVSVSESGMRVYGSALKVLNQYNNLEQVIEKESLVYKGRIKIGIHPTYLRFFFNKFIPQFLIENPDAHIEIVEAGTNDLYRMLQDNMIHMAVLVPPEILDENKYESHQLVRTEIVAFMGPDHPLVTKRLLRWSHLDDYHYVTYNKEDVVHDLVMEKLRTHDSKAIQLFTSGSWDYMIETVLYNQLVALLPTVYFSLFIAKLNQMGIVEKRFEDPIPYIPTLVREKKAGYSKVENFVYQSILENFYLENESLKYDFLDEA
- a CDS encoding enoyl-CoA hydratase/isomerase family protein, with the protein product MFETILFTIENQIARITFNREASGNAFSETTYQEVIDAVASVEENPDVKAIVITGAGKYFCAGGDIRQFKDLATSGEGIPESGVIKTGEMVAAVRRSSKPVIAAVNGVAAGAGLGLALACDFILMGENAQLVTAFIQMAFPGDTSLLFNLSESIGTYRTNRHVMLNEPITAELAEQYGLIYQVVPDADLLSSALNLASRFVASPSVAIAYQKAIMYDLQYPKALENNQLEAKYMRKASLTADHREAVTAFLEKRKPKFQGR
- a CDS encoding thiolase family protein, with protein sequence MQDAYIVSYGRSAIGKGRPNGALANDRPDDVAAEVLKGVIDRIEGDFDPALIEDVIVGSAFPEGVQGMNFARTIALRAGLPYTVAGQTVNRYCSSGLQTIAIAANAIMAGQSDVLVAGGVEFMSAVPMGGNEPTNNPTLQTEDSGVSYPMGLTAENVASKYKVSREDQDAFGVESHRRAHKAQTSGRFKDEIIPVTTHKVRYTEHGPQVEEKIFDQDEGIRPESSMETLGKLRTIFKADGTVTAGTASQISDGASFVVLMSGDKVKELGVKPIARFVGFKAVGVDPKYMGIGPAYAIPEVLELTGLTLDDLDLIELNEAFASQALASIRELGIDQSITNVNGGAIALGHPLGATGAILTSRLLAEMGKREDSKYGMVSMCIGAGMGAAGIFEYIH